In Stegostoma tigrinum isolate sSteTig4 chromosome 7, sSteTig4.hap1, whole genome shotgun sequence, one genomic interval encodes:
- the tmem37 gene encoding voltage-dependent calcium channel gamma-like subunit, with protein MKLNILLKVQEELQGWKAGKSAVDTFIKSLIILCTTITIVLTSISVCSGFWLFADRKLFGLWHFCTVEYDHKPQCTTDLSVAEINGLYAALVFTRIVITCAAVLAMFGLEMLITSQICQDTYSRRKWAYGSGLILLAFFMTSVGVLVFAIHLWTFITFTGISLGYWCAFISSFLFFINGISGLHMYSITTPASSADK; from the coding sequence GTACAAGAAGAGCTACAAGGGTGGAAGGCTGGAAAATCAGCAGTGGACACATTTATAAAGAGTCTGATCATTCTGTGCACAACTATTACAATTGTTCTGACATCCATCTCTGTGTGCTCAGGTTTTTGGCTGTTTGCAGACAGGAAACTATTTGGACTCTGGCATTTTTGCACTGTAGAGTATGACCATAAACCTCAATGTACAACAGATTTAAGTGTTGCTGAGATTAATGGATTATATGCAGCTCTTGTTTTCACAAGGATTGTCATCACGTGTGCTGCTGTGCTTGCAATGTTTGGCTTGGAGATGCTGATCACCTCTCAGATTTGTCAAGATACCTATTCCAGGCGCAAGTGGGCATATGGCTCGGGGCTGATTCTCCTGGCTTTCTTCATGACATCTGTTGGCGTGCTGGTCTTTGCCATTCATTTGTGGACCTTTATTACATTCACAGGCATCAGTTTAGGTTATTGGTGTGCGTTCATCTCatcttttcttttcttcatcaATGGCATTAGTGGTCTTCACATGTACAGCATCACAACCCCAGCAAGTTCAGCAGACaaatga